The SAR324 cluster bacterium genome includes a window with the following:
- a CDS encoding menaquinone biosynthesis protein, whose amino-acid sequence MTTTQLRMGFIEYLNTLPVYYGIKSGKITLPCQLIHGNPVSLNQKIHQDELDISVISSFEYALNPSRYYVFPDLSISADGPVNSIYLFSNYPLDQIQGKIYLTSESYTSVQLARYLLKEHEESLTFIEGNRPPSSELDGELLIGDSAIRKYYYPEFRYAYDLSDLWKQKTGLPFVFALWVVRRTVYQEFPEIVDHIAKTLLVSRELSRQHYQEIAETYFSGIFPTVNDCLFYLENLRYELSDRFQKGFHHFQQCCVDMGRLNNVSPLFFIESRNN is encoded by the coding sequence ATGACAACAACGCAACTAAGAATGGGATTCATCGAATATCTCAACACACTACCCGTGTATTATGGAATCAAATCGGGAAAAATCACACTGCCATGCCAGTTGATTCATGGAAATCCTGTCTCGCTGAATCAAAAAATCCATCAGGATGAACTGGATATATCAGTGATCTCCTCCTTTGAATACGCTCTGAATCCTTCACGGTATTATGTTTTTCCTGATTTAAGTATCAGTGCGGACGGACCTGTGAATTCGATTTACCTGTTCAGCAATTATCCACTGGATCAGATTCAGGGAAAGATCTACCTGACTTCAGAATCATACACATCGGTTCAACTGGCACGGTATCTGCTGAAAGAACATGAGGAGTCATTGACTTTTATTGAAGGCAATCGGCCCCCTTCGAGTGAGCTGGATGGAGAACTTCTCATAGGAGATTCGGCCATCAGGAAATATTACTATCCCGAATTCCGCTATGCCTATGATCTTTCTGATTTATGGAAACAAAAGACAGGTTTGCCCTTTGTGTTTGCGTTGTGGGTGGTTCGGCGAACGGTTTATCAGGAGTTCCCGGAAATCGTGGATCACATCGCGAAGACTTTGCTTGTATCCAGAGAACTTTCCCGACAGCATTATCAGGAGATTGCCGAGACATATTTCTCTGGAATTTTCCCCACTGTGAACGATTGCCTGTTCTATCTGGAAAATCTCCGCTATGAATTGTCCGATCGCTTCCAAAAGGGATTTCATCACTTCCAGCAATGCTGTGTTGATATGGGTCGCCTCAATAATGTCTCGCCCTTATTCTTTATTGAGTCCCGAAATAACTGA
- a CDS encoding P-loop NTPase, with amino-acid sequence MSIQRGPVIISVGSGKGGVGKTFILSNLAYLLAKGGLRVTLVDLDLGGSDLQIMFGLYKTRQSLSDFLSGQVSSLQALEIQLLDIPRLNLIPGISKTLATTQLSFVDRVRICQALTTLKSDVVLVDIGAGAHSDILDFYLEGQIQIIIGTPEPTSIFDLSRFVKMATVHYVSRFFIQNDLIHHDLQNMEFETVKNLLEYTGKLDPETRKLALQVMKAHRPYLIINQSSSQNIKLTEALKNFIRQINGKEDILGMIPQDNTVQDAIRRAKPMHMIYAGHPVTQALVTIAGKLQALIKISKTKTPSAEDFKLYQYQNVLTPDSETKSESLDDFLELATNPFETQSTESRQANPVIQTAETIITPSVSALRETPKMDNAATLVPPLEKIRKKMTIPTEAELPDLDLSRWKEPEGFKPVDIIGVLPTFIREGL; translated from the coding sequence ATGTCGATACAACGTGGTCCAGTCATCATTTCAGTAGGTTCAGGAAAAGGCGGTGTCGGTAAAACCTTCATCCTGTCTAATCTGGCCTATCTGCTGGCCAAGGGCGGGTTGAGGGTCACTCTGGTTGATCTTGATCTCGGCGGATCAGACCTGCAAATCATGTTTGGACTGTACAAAACCCGCCAATCCCTCTCTGATTTTTTATCCGGTCAGGTCAGTTCTCTTCAAGCTCTTGAGATCCAGTTACTGGATATCCCCAGACTCAATCTGATTCCCGGCATCAGCAAAACGCTGGCAACCACTCAATTGTCATTTGTTGACAGGGTTCGCATTTGCCAGGCCCTGACCACTCTCAAGTCCGATGTGGTGCTGGTGGATATTGGTGCTGGAGCACACAGCGATATTCTTGATTTTTATTTGGAAGGACAGATCCAGATCATCATCGGGACCCCTGAGCCGACCTCCATTTTTGACCTTTCCCGCTTTGTGAAAATGGCAACTGTGCATTATGTTTCCAGATTTTTTATCCAAAATGATCTGATTCATCATGATTTGCAGAACATGGAGTTTGAAACAGTCAAGAATCTGCTGGAATATACTGGAAAACTTGATCCTGAAACCAGAAAACTCGCACTCCAGGTGATGAAGGCACACCGGCCATACCTGATCATCAATCAAAGCTCATCTCAAAACATAAAACTGACTGAAGCCTTAAAAAACTTTATCCGGCAGATCAATGGGAAAGAGGACATTCTGGGGATGATTCCCCAGGATAACACCGTTCAGGATGCAATCCGGCGAGCTAAACCCATGCATATGATTTACGCGGGCCATCCTGTGACGCAGGCCCTGGTAACCATAGCCGGAAAACTTCAGGCATTGATTAAAATCAGTAAAACAAAAACACCCTCCGCAGAGGATTTCAAACTATATCAGTATCAAAACGTGCTAACACCTGATTCGGAAACGAAGTCTGAATCACTGGATGATTTTCTGGAATTGGCCACCAATCCGTTTGAGACACAATCCACTGAATCACGCCAAGCGAATCCAGTCATTCAAACTGCTGAGACAATCATCACGCCATCTGTATCTGCTTTGCGTGAAACTCCAAAAATGGACAATGCGGCAACGCTCGTTCCACCCCTGGAAAAAATCAGGAAAAAGATGACCATACCCACAGAAGCTGAACTGCCGGATCTTGATTTAAGTCGCTGGAAGGAACCTGAAGGATTCAAGCCTGTGGATATTATCGGTGTTCTGCCCACTTTTATCAGAGAAGGGTTATGA
- a CDS encoding MoaD/ThiS family protein encodes MMAVIEIPSALQKYTDSHDEIEVSASTVEEAFNLLCQKHSALKQHLYDENGKIRSFINVYVNDEDIRYASNLQTKVTEGDSIQIVPSIAGGN; translated from the coding sequence ATTATGGCAGTTATTGAAATCCCTTCCGCTTTACAGAAATACACGGACAGTCACGATGAAATTGAAGTGAGTGCGTCCACCGTTGAAGAAGCCTTCAACCTACTGTGTCAAAAACATAGTGCGTTGAAACAGCATCTGTATGATGAGAATGGTAAAATCCGAAGCTTTATCAATGTTTATGTCAATGATGAGGACATTCGCTATGCTTCTAATCTCCAAACTAAAGTTACTGAAGGCGATAGCATCCAGATTGTTCCTTCCATTGCCGGAGGAAACTGA
- a CDS encoding PLP-dependent cysteine synthase family protein yields MQHFGSDLLELVGNTPLLRLKKYCPAGNLFAKAEWYNPGRSVKDRAAYNMISEALKSGELVPGKIIMDATSGNTGIAYAMIGAALDYRVKLCMPSNVTPSRQKIIKFYGAELILTDPQKSSDGAIEKSLKLYEKNPEIYYFPNQYCNDNNWKAHFKSTGPEIYQQTKGQVTHFLAGLGTSGTFMGTSRYLKTQNSAIQVIEVQPDSPFHGLEGMKHMESSIVPAFYDENFADRKMTVRTEDAYRSVKRLAREEGILVGISCGAALDAAYRVAMENPEHVVVTIFPDNGDKYLEERFWEDY; encoded by the coding sequence CGATTTGTTAGAACTTGTGGGCAATACCCCGTTACTTCGACTAAAAAAATATTGTCCTGCCGGCAACCTGTTTGCCAAGGCTGAATGGTACAATCCCGGGCGCTCCGTTAAAGACAGGGCGGCCTATAACATGATCAGTGAAGCGCTCAAATCCGGAGAACTGGTTCCCGGAAAAATTATAATGGACGCGACTTCGGGCAACACTGGCATTGCCTACGCCATGATTGGAGCGGCTCTCGATTATCGGGTCAAGCTTTGCATGCCCTCGAATGTAACTCCGTCCCGACAAAAGATAATCAAATTTTATGGTGCGGAACTGATCTTGACCGACCCTCAAAAATCTTCCGATGGTGCGATTGAAAAATCGCTGAAACTTTACGAAAAAAATCCTGAAATTTATTATTTTCCCAATCAATATTGTAATGATAACAACTGGAAGGCGCATTTCAAAAGCACAGGCCCTGAAATTTACCAGCAAACCAAGGGGCAAGTCACCCATTTTCTTGCGGGATTGGGCACCTCAGGAACTTTCATGGGAACAAGCCGATATTTGAAGACACAAAATTCAGCCATTCAGGTTATTGAAGTTCAGCCAGATTCACCGTTTCACGGACTGGAAGGCATGAAACACATGGAAAGCTCCATTGTCCCGGCGTTTTATGATGAGAACTTTGCTGACAGAAAAATGACTGTCCGCACCGAAGACGCATACCGCAGTGTCAAACGACTGGCCCGGGAGGAAGGTATTCTGGTTGGTATTTCTTGCGGAGCGGCGCTGGATGCGGCCTATCGTGTGGCCATGGAAAATCCGGAGCATGTGGTTGTGACTATTTTTCCGGACAATGGCGATAAATATCTGGAAGAACGTTTCTGGGAAGATTATTAA